A window from Dysidea avara chromosome 2, odDysAvar1.4, whole genome shotgun sequence encodes these proteins:
- the LOC136246545 gene encoding uncharacterized protein has translation MEDGSGTIVMSHSKLLTNKQYCRRFSTPFYANYYGDKYVNSYIILVDARQTRNVIEELHRCVHKKDPEFLNKAKMKCYDEVLEALHDDYYDEVLEHFIKLVHDDYYDEVLEHFIKLEDELRLNADQCCSRHEIERMIYRVSI, from the exons ATGGAGGATGGATCGGGTACCATAGTGATGAGCCATTCAAAGCTGCTCACCAATAAACAGTACTGCCGCCGGTTCAGCACCCCCTTC TATGCAAACTACTATGGTGACAAGTATGTCAACAGTTACATCATCTTGGTGGACGCGAGGCAGACAAGGAACGTTATTGAGGAGCTCCACAGGTGCGTGCACAAGAAGGACCCGGAGTTCCTCAATAAAGCGAAGATGAAGTGCTATGATGAAGTGCTTGAAGCACTTCATGATGACTACTATGATGAAGTGCTTGAACACTTCATAAAGCTGGTTCATGATGACTACTATGATGAAGTGCTTGAACACTTCATAAAGCTGGAAGATGAACTG AGGCTGAATGCAGATCAATGTTGCTCAAGGCATGAAATAGAAAGAATGATATACAGAGTTTCTATTTG A
- the LOC136246534 gene encoding receptor-type tyrosine-protein phosphatase F-like isoform X2: MIGQTYKGHVIPFQSRHFKSQFTKLTQMIVEMDLAVLLVTYSLLCACSTCAGESGTLPASVLLRRPPDPPDQLALLSLLAYQAQVSWVQPFDGNDPVVVFHILVWNNDVNFTVNSTSPIILFTNLQPNMLYWFQVKAENGIGVGNFSEAKEFVTLSLPPPSPPGNVTVKLIGITSVNISWQIPVFNSSVGKILYTYVHSKVRNIQKYKRFINEWIVCNETSIVINTLAKGTDYFIKICLGNKVGKGPCEVKMISTLTTVPSVPVVKTQTINMNTIQVTWEVEDDGGNPSLDYSLRVSTDINSVGELILDNIEVEHRQSRVKNLMPGTSYWFNVVAHSSSGDSDMGWSIETTTSPYGSSLASTHTTTLLEYQYSVRVPATSTHIISPSSTSIADGSFDNSGQKMMEFVVFVSCFVMGILFAGCFVISYKLGSQTMS, translated from the exons ATGATCGGGCAAACATACAAGGGCCACGTGATCCCGTTCCAATCCCGGCACTTCAAAAGCcaatttact AAACTCACACAAATGATTGTCGAGATGGATCTTGCAGTATTGCTAGTCACTT ATTCATTGCTGTGCGCGTGCTCAACTTGTGCTGGAGAGAGTGGGACTCTTCCTGCTAGTGTACTGCTTAGAC GACCACCAGACCCACCTGATCAACTAGCATTGTTATCACTATTGGCTTATCAGGCTCAAGTGTCCTGGGTGCAACCGTTTGATGGCAATGACCCAGTTGTGGTGTTCCATATCCTTGTATGGAACAATGATGTAAAT TTCACTGTCAATTCTACCTCTCcgataatattatttacaaatctCCAACCCAACATGTTGTACTGGTTCCAAGTTAAGGCTGAGAATGGAATCGGAGTCGGAAATTTTAGTGAAGCAAAAGAATTTGTTACCCTATCTCTCCCACCACCATCTCCACCCGGTAATGTTACAGTGAAGTTGATTGGTATTACGTCAGTCAATATTAGCTGGCAG ATTCCAGTGTTCAACTCCAGTGTGGGAAAAATACTGTACACTTATGTACACTCCAAAGTTCGTAATATTCAAAAGTATAAGCGTTTTATAAATGAATGGATAGTCTGTAATGAGACCAGCATTGTCATCAACACCTTGGCTAAAGGAACAGACTACTTTATCAAAATATGCTTAGGTAACAAAGTAGGAAAAGGTCCTTGTGAAGTGAAGATGATTAGTACACTCACTACAG TACCTTCTGTACCAGTGGTCAAGACACAAACAATTAACATGAACACCATCCAAGTGACGTGGGAAGTTGAGGATGATGGGGGAAATCCCTCATTGGATTATTCTTTGAGGGTGTCAACTGACATTAACAGTGTAGGAGAGTTAATACTAGACAATATAGAGGTGGAACACAGGCAATCCCGGGTGAAGAACCTGATGCCAGGAACTAGCTACTGGTTTAATGTAGTAGCTCACAGTAGCAGCGGTGACAGTGATATGGGATGGTCAATAGAAACTACCACTAGTCCAT ATGGCTCTTCACTGGCAAGTACACATACCACAACTTTACTGGAGTACCAGTACTCAGTACGAGTACCAGCTACCAGTACCCACATTATTTCACCTTCAAGTACTAGTATAGCAG ATGGATCATTTGATAACTCAGGGCAAAAGATGATGGAATTTGTAGTCTTTGTTAGCTGCTTTGTGATGGGAATTTTGTTTGCTGGCTGTTTTGTGATATCTTACAAATTAGGCAGCCAAACAATGA GTTAA
- the LOC136246534 gene encoding receptor-type tyrosine-protein phosphatase F-like isoform X1 → MIGQTYKGHVIPFQSRHFKSQFTKLTQMIVEMDLAVLLVTYSLLCACSTCAGESGTLPASVLLRRPPDPPDQLALLSLLAYQAQVSWVQPFDGNDPVVVFHILVWNNDVNFTVNSTSPIILFTNLQPNMLYWFQVKAENGIGVGNFSEAKEFVTLSLPPPSPPGNVTVKLIGITSVNISWQIPVFNSSVGKILYTYVHSKVRNIQKYKRFINEWIVCNETSIVINTLAKGTDYFIKICLGNKVGKGPCEVKMISTLTTVPSVPVVKTQTINMNTIQVTWEVEDDGGNPSLDYSLRVSTDINSVGELILDNIEVEHRQSRVKNLMPGTSYWFNVVAHSSSGDSDMGWSIETTTSPYGSSLASTHTTTLLEYQYSVRVPATSTHIISPSSTSIAADGSFDNSGQKMMEFVVFVSCFVMGILFAGCFVISYKLGSQTMS, encoded by the exons ATGATCGGGCAAACATACAAGGGCCACGTGATCCCGTTCCAATCCCGGCACTTCAAAAGCcaatttact AAACTCACACAAATGATTGTCGAGATGGATCTTGCAGTATTGCTAGTCACTT ATTCATTGCTGTGCGCGTGCTCAACTTGTGCTGGAGAGAGTGGGACTCTTCCTGCTAGTGTACTGCTTAGAC GACCACCAGACCCACCTGATCAACTAGCATTGTTATCACTATTGGCTTATCAGGCTCAAGTGTCCTGGGTGCAACCGTTTGATGGCAATGACCCAGTTGTGGTGTTCCATATCCTTGTATGGAACAATGATGTAAAT TTCACTGTCAATTCTACCTCTCcgataatattatttacaaatctCCAACCCAACATGTTGTACTGGTTCCAAGTTAAGGCTGAGAATGGAATCGGAGTCGGAAATTTTAGTGAAGCAAAAGAATTTGTTACCCTATCTCTCCCACCACCATCTCCACCCGGTAATGTTACAGTGAAGTTGATTGGTATTACGTCAGTCAATATTAGCTGGCAG ATTCCAGTGTTCAACTCCAGTGTGGGAAAAATACTGTACACTTATGTACACTCCAAAGTTCGTAATATTCAAAAGTATAAGCGTTTTATAAATGAATGGATAGTCTGTAATGAGACCAGCATTGTCATCAACACCTTGGCTAAAGGAACAGACTACTTTATCAAAATATGCTTAGGTAACAAAGTAGGAAAAGGTCCTTGTGAAGTGAAGATGATTAGTACACTCACTACAG TACCTTCTGTACCAGTGGTCAAGACACAAACAATTAACATGAACACCATCCAAGTGACGTGGGAAGTTGAGGATGATGGGGGAAATCCCTCATTGGATTATTCTTTGAGGGTGTCAACTGACATTAACAGTGTAGGAGAGTTAATACTAGACAATATAGAGGTGGAACACAGGCAATCCCGGGTGAAGAACCTGATGCCAGGAACTAGCTACTGGTTTAATGTAGTAGCTCACAGTAGCAGCGGTGACAGTGATATGGGATGGTCAATAGAAACTACCACTAGTCCAT ATGGCTCTTCACTGGCAAGTACACATACCACAACTTTACTGGAGTACCAGTACTCAGTACGAGTACCAGCTACCAGTACCCACATTATTTCACCTTCAAGTACTAGTATAGCAG CAGATGGATCATTTGATAACTCAGGGCAAAAGATGATGGAATTTGTAGTCTTTGTTAGCTGCTTTGTGATGGGAATTTTGTTTGCTGGCTGTTTTGTGATATCTTACAAATTAGGCAGCCAAACAATGA GTTAA